One region of Bactrocera neohumeralis isolate Rockhampton chromosome 5, APGP_CSIRO_Bneo_wtdbg2-racon-allhic-juicebox.fasta_v2, whole genome shotgun sequence genomic DNA includes:
- the LOC126758144 gene encoding uncharacterized protein LOC126758144, producing the protein MAAGVNRAVRGPVNEIFCLIAIDMWSTIVRVAISACLLPLCCVQAYGAANLPTTSTQFSHMFGAILHYQANFFRKHTKSYSISMRTREDGAVDYFIDLLTSVLKTAKEMKVEINVHEGLPKAKNFDLYNILLIDSYEALADMDPGFHAQRNDFSEFYLMIMPPVTNRSHLMSELSEIFDYCWLHYILNVDVLVEVNGTGIELYTYFPFSRERCKSTLPIQLNRGKSVTEMSTSALFPDKVRNFYGCTIMAVLWNVPPYVTLPDPEQGQLQYGGMEGELLNLLITKLNFDVNYKTPPRNEQRGLVMSNGTLTGAIKMLSEKSGDLSLGCFRSTLERSTVLTSSLTFYQTNQVLAVLAKQEPWSTYEILTYPFNIYVWSSLLIFYLLPIFLAFILHRLSLRLLYFIFGILHIREMIFMWTGILLAQIAIPEPSSNFARYIFVMWLLLTSVLRSSYQALLYDFFSTQKLISAPATLDQLIHRGYKLVVTASTADSMSKIKAVESREIELLMMNVSDTDVYSVLEDNPEKNLAASTPSDFLRYYMISEQKNGKFIILNEDIYEHHISVYFTKHSYLAMPVNRILRNLRASGIINHWSRLFVGEIHANKEGLDLHKPSLTLTQLYGIFEVQCYLWVIALVVFFVEYVRGNAE; encoded by the exons ATGGCTGCAGGG GTAAATCGCGCAGTTAGAGGCCcagtaaatgaaattttctgtttaaTTGCAATTGATATGTGGTCGACGATAGTGCGTGTCGCAATTTCTGCCTGCCTGTTGCCGCTTTGCTGCGTGCAGGCTTATGGGGCAGCCAACTTACCAACCACAAGCACGCAGTTTTCTCATATGTTCGGTGCAATCCTGCATTACCAAGCGAACTTCTTCAGGAAACATACGAAGAGTTATTCGATCTCGATGCGCACAAGAGAGGACGGAGCTGTTGATTATTTCATCGACTTGTTGACGTCGGTCTTAAAGACCGCAAAGGAAATGAAGGTGGAGATCAATGTACATGAGGGTTTGCCCAAGGCGAAGAATTTCGACTTATACAACATATTATTGATCGACTCGTACGAAGCGCTTGC TGACATGGACCCTGGGTTTCACGCCCAGCGAAATGATTTCAGCGAATTCTATTTGATGATCATGCCTCCGGTTACTAATCGTTCTCATCTAATGTCGGAATTATCGGAGATTTTCGATTATTGTTGGCTTCACTATATTTTAAATGTCGACGTGCTCGTGGAAGTTAACGGCACCGGTATAGAGCTTTATACGTACTTTCCGTTTTCGCGCGAGCGATGCAAGAGCACTCTACCGATTCAATTGAATCGTGGTAAATCCGTTACTGAGATGAGCACCTCAGCACTGTTCCCTGATAAGGTGCGAAACTTTTACGGTTGCACCATAATGGCAGTTCTGTGGAATGTGCCCCCTTATGTAACGCTGCCCGATCCCGAGCAGGGTCAGTTGCAGTATGGTGGTATGGAAGGCGAACTTTTAAATCTTTTgataactaaattaaattttgatgtgAATTATAAGACGCCGCCTCGCAACGAGCAACGTGGGTTGGTAATGTCCAACGGAACCTTAACGGGGGCCATTAAAATG TTGAGTGAAAAATCGGGCGACCTAAGTTTGGGTTGCTTTCGAAGTACACTGGAACGTTCAACGGTGCTCACCTCGTCGTTGACGTTTTATCAAACCAATCAAGTACTCGCCGTATTAGCGAAGCAAGAACCTTGGTCCACGTACGAAATCTTAACGTATCCCTTCAATATTTACGTCTGGAGTTCCTTACTGATCTTCTATCTATTGCCGATATTCCTAGCTTTTATATTACATCGTTTAAGCCTACGCCTCTTATACTTTATCTTTGGCATACTGCATATCAGAGAGATGATTTTCATGTGGACGGGTATTCTTCTGGCTCAAATAGCAATACCCGAACCGTCGTCAAATTTTGCGCGCTATATATTCGTCATGTGGCTCCTACTAACCTCAGTGTTGCGGTCTTCCTATCAAGCTCTACTCTATGACTTTTTCAGTACGCAAAAGCTCATCTCGGCACCTGCGACCTTGGACCAGCTGATTCACCGTGGATACAAGTTGGTTGTGACAGCGTCCACCGCCGACTCTATGTCCAAAATTAAGGCAGTGGAAAGTCGAGAGATTGAACTACTGATGATGAATGTTAGCGATACCGATGTGTACTCTGTTTTGGAGGATAATCCGGAGAAAAACTTGGCAGCATCCACGCCCAGTGATTTTCTCAGATACTATATGATCAGTGAACAGAAAAACGGTAAATTCATTATATTGAACGAGGATATCTACGAACATCATATTTCCGTCTACTTTACGAAACACTCCTACTTGGCAATGCCGGTGAATAGAATACTGCGAAATTTACGCGCGAGTGGCATAATCAATCACTGGTCACGGCTGTTTGTTGGGGAAATACATGCGAATAAAGAGGGGCTAGATTTACATAAGCCATCCTTGACGCTAACACAGCTCTACGGTATATTTGAGGTTCAATGTTATCTGTGGGTCATCGCATTGGTGGTATTCTTTGTCGAGTATGTGAGGGGAAATGCCGAGTAA
- the LOC126760391 gene encoding acetyl-CoA acetyltransferase, mitochondrial encodes MAAFLQAARSLCAQSRKFSSKINEVVIVSATRTPIGSFQSQLAPLSATQLGAVAVEAAVQRSGISKDQVDEVIMGNVVSAGLGQAPARQAAIFAGLPKNVCCTTVNKVCSSGMKAVMLGAQSLMLGQAEIVVAGGMESMSNVPYYMKRGATPYGGIQLIDGIVFDGLTDVYNKFHMGNCAENTAKKMGISRQEQDEFAIQSYKRSAKAWSEKVFDAEIAPVKIQLKRKPEVTITEDEEFKRVNFDKFGQLSTVFQKENGTVTAGNASTLNDGGAATVLMTAEAAERLKLKPIARIVAFQDAETDPIDFPIAPAFAVPKLLQRAGINKQDVAMWEINEAFSLVVLANIKKLDIDPAKVNIHGGAVSIGHPIGMSGARLVTHLSHALKPGEFGCASICNGGGGASSILLQKL; translated from the coding sequence ATGGCCGCATTCTTGCAAGCTGCACGTTCGCTTTGCGCTCAATCACGTAAATTTAGttcgaaaataaatgaagtgGTTATTGTTTCCGCCACCCGTACACCAATTGGTAGCTTTCAAAGCCAATTGGCACCTTTATCGGCGACCCAACTAGGAGCAGTAGCAGTTGAGGCTGCGGTACAACGCTCCGGTATCAGCAAGGACCAGGTAGATGAAGTTATTATGGGTAATGTCGTATCTGCCGGCTTGGGCCAAGCACCCGCACGCCAGGCAGCGATCTTTGCCGGCTTGCCTAAGAACGTGTGTTGCACAACAGTGAACAAGGTGTGCTCTTCTGGTATGAAAGCGGTAATGTTGGGAGCACAGTCGCTGATGCTCGGCCAAGCAGAAATTGTAGTTGCCGGAGGAATGGAGTCCATGTCGAATGTACCATATTACATGAAACGTGGCGCTACACCCTACGGAGGAATCCAACTAATCGATGGTATTGTCTTTGATGGTCTCACCGATGTCTACAACAAATTTCATATGGGCAATTGCGCAGAAAATACAGCCAAGAAAATGGGTATAAGCCGTCAAGAACAGGATGAGTTTGCTATACAATCGTACAAGCGCTCAGCAAAAGCATGGAGCGAAAAAGTATTTGATGCTGAAATCGCACCagtaaaaatacaattaaaacgCAAACCGGAAGTGACAATCACCGAAGATGAGGAATTCAAACGCGTCAATTTCGACAAATTTGGTCAACTCTCAACCGTATTCCAGAAGGAGAATGGTACGGTTACAGCCGGAAACGCCTCCACGCTAAATGACGGTGGTGCTGCCACAGTGCTGATGACTGCTGAAGCCGCCGAACGCTTAAAACTGAAACCAATTGCACGTATAGTAGCTTTCCAGGATGCCGAAACAGATCCAATCGATTTTCCCATTGCACCCGCCTTCGCCGTGCCAAAGTTGTTGCAGCGTGCCGGCATAAACAAGCAAGATGTTGCCATGTGGGAAATCAACGAAGCTTTCTCGCTGGTAGTTTTGGCTAATATAAAGAAACTCGACATCGACCCAGCCAAAGTGAATATACATGGCGGTGCTGTGTCCATAGGCCATCCAATCGGCATGTCAGGTGCCCGTTTAGTGACTCACCTATCGCATGCTCTGAAACCTGGCGAGTTCGGTTGCGCTTCCATCTGCAACGGTGGCGGTGGCGCCTCCTCCATTCTTTTGCAAAAGCTGTAA
- the LOC126760392 gene encoding 26S proteasome regulatory subunit 10B codes for MTTGAVPAEGVREKALVEYRKKLLEHKEVESRLKEKREEIKELTKQYDKSENDLKALQSVGQIVGEVLKQLTEDKFIVKATNGPRYVVGCRRQLDKTKLKSGTRVALDMTTLTIMRYLPREVDPLVYNMSHEDPGEVKYSAIGGLSEQIRELREVIELPLLNPELFLRVGITPPKGCLLYGPPGTGKTLLARAVASQLDANFLKVVSSAIVDKYIGESARLIREMFNYARDHQPCIIFMDEIDAIGGRRFSEGTSADREIQRTLMELLNQMDGFDSLGQVKMIMATNRPDTLDPALLRPGRLDRKIEIPLPNEQARMEILKIHAAKIAKHGEIDYEAIVKLSDNFNGADLRNVCTEAGLFAIRADREYVIQEDFMKAVRKVADNKKLESKLDYKPV; via the exons ATGACTACTGGAGCCGTGCCAGCAGAAGGCGTTCGTGAGAAAGCACTGGtggaatatagaaaaaaactgCTAGAGCATAAGGAAGTTGAGTCGCGTCTTAAAGAAA AGCGTGAGGAAATAAAAGAACTTACCAAGCAATATGACAAGTCTGAAAACGATCTTAAAGCATTGCAAAGTGTTGGCCAAATTGTCGGTgaagttcttaaacaattaacAGAGGATAAAT ttattgtcAAAGCTACAAATGGACCACGCTATGTAGTAGGTTGCCGAAGGCAATTGGATAAGACCAAGTTGAAATCCGGCACTCGTGTTGCTTTGGATATGACAACCCTAACTATCATGCGATATCTACCGCGAGAAGTAGACCCTCTAGTATACAACATGTCTCATGAAGATCCAGGAGAGGTGAAATATTCTGCTATTGGAGGTCTTTCTGAACAAATTCGCGAATTGCGTGAAGTTATTGAACTACCACTGTTAAATCCAGAACTTTTCTTGCGCGTTGGTATTACACCACCAAAGGGTTGTCTGTTGTACGGACCACCTGGCACAGGAAAGACCTTACTAGCCAGAGCAGTAGCTTCCCAATTGGATgccaattttttgaaagttgtcTCTTCAGCTATTGTCGATAAATATATTGGTGAGAGTGCACGTCTCATTCGAGAGATGTTCAACTACGCCCGCGATCATCAACCCTGTATTATTTTTATGGATGAAATCGATGCAATTGGAGGACGTCGGTTTTCCGAGGGCACATCAGCTGATCGTGAGATTCAGCGTACGCTTATGGAACTGTTGAATCAAATGGACGGTTTTGATTCCCTAGGTCAAGTTAAAATGATAATGGCTACCAATCGTCCTGATACGCTTGACCCTGCTCTTTTACGTCCTGGTCGTTTAGATCGTAAAATTGAAATACCACTACCTAATGAGCAAGCTCG aatgGAAATTCTTAAAATTCATGCTGCAAAAATTGCCAAGCACGGCGAGATCGACTATGAAGCTATTGTCAAGTTATCTGACAATTTTAATGGTGCTGATTTAAGAAATGTGTGCACGGAAGCAGGTCTCTTCGCCATCAG agctgATCGCGAATATGTTATACAGGAAGACTTTATGAAAGCTGTTCGCAAGGTAGctgacaacaaaaaattagagAGCAAATTGGATTACAAACCTGTATAA
- the LOC126760393 gene encoding tRNA (guanine-N(7)-)-methyltransferase non-catalytic subunit wuho, which translates to MTTLFYAEPELVIALNKKVIFVNPNDLQIFKEIEIPKDLTEVGLKAPKGIADTDGEGGSEQSKETKKLKEVKPELPSILHVEVSPDHCLCAITTAGQKAVLLYQCRPEHAKLVSVRPLARASSALTFSKDSKMLLVTDKSGDCYKYDCINFEEEPQLLLGHLSIVYDVLWTPDSKYIITCDRDDKIRITNYPETYDIHGYCLGHKEFVSGVAFLSDDTIVSISGDKTLRIWNFVSGQEKSKIDLPAPALRLCLRPNIENKFEAAVLLYQPDESVGIYEISKSGEDQWLIKELTKLNYPDVIISNICFVNERLYATGIVDERFSLKISNIADSQPIISTDWIDMIEERFRSEVWKPEDVSAWFKKRYDNVSDYLERKKRRIEEKQK; encoded by the coding sequence atgACGACGCTTTTTTATGCCGAACCTGAACTGGTAAttgctttgaataaaaaagtgattttcGTAAATCCAAAcgatttacaaatttttaaagaaatagaaATACCCAAAGATTTGACTGAAGTCGGTCTGAAAGCCCCAAAAGGTATTGCTGATACTGACGGCGAGGGTGGCAGTGAACAATCTAAagagacgaaaaaattaaaagaagtgAAACCAGAATTGCCTAGCATTCTTCATGTCGAAGTCTCTCCGGATCATTGCTTATGTGCTATAACTACTGCAGGTCAAAAGGCTGTCTTGCTCTACCAATGCCGTCCTGAACACGCTAAATTAGTGTCAGTGAGACCACTGGCACGTGCTTCAAGTGCTCTAACATTTAGCAAAGACTCTAAAATGCTTTTGGTGACAGATAAGTCAGGAGATTGTTATAAATATGATTGTATAAATTTCGAAGAGGAACCGCAACTCTTACTCGGCCACCTCAGCATAGTCTACGATGTATTATGGACGCCAGATTCTAAATATATTATCACTTGTGATAGAGATGACAAAATCCGTATAACTAATTATCCTGAAACATATGATATACACGGCTATTGTCTTGGGCATAAAGAATTTGTTTCTGGAGTAGCATTTTTGAGTGACGATACCATTGTTTCCATATCCGGAGATAAAACTTTACGTATTTGGAACTTCGTCAGTGGCCAAGAAAAGTCCAAGATTGATCTGCCAGCACCTGCTTTAAGACTTTGCTTGCGCccgaatattgaaaataaatttgaagccGCTGTATTGTTATATCAACCGGATGAAAGTGTTGGTATTTACGAAATTAGTAAAAGCGGCGAGGATCAATGGCTTATAAAGGAGCTCACAAAACTTAATTATCCGGATGTGATTATAAGCAACATTTGTTTCGTAAATGAAAGGCTTTATGCAACTGGTATTGTTGATGAACGTTTTAGCTTGAAAATATCGAACATTGCGGATAGTCAGCCAATAATATCAACTGACTGGATTGATATGATAGAGGAGCGGTTCAGGTCAGAAGTGTGGAAGCCTGAAGATGTGTCGGCCTGGTTTAAGAAGCGATATGACAATGTGAGTGATTATCTAGAACGCAAGAAACGTCGGATTGAGGAAaagcaaaaatag
- the LOC126760398 gene encoding UDP-N-acetylglucosamine transferase subunit ALG14 homolog: MTSPNKQNETKYPVYIVLGSGGHTAEMCTINMALLTSARGKEIYNPLRYIIANDDITSRSRITSAMQKVGVALDDTSFIYVPRSRKVGQSYLSSVFTTLWALLWSFWLVWSGQPKLLLCNGPGTCVPFCVATYICRRIRRLPSKTKIVFVESWCRVRTLSLSGKLLRPFLDLLVVQWPALAEKYKNAYNVKYFGKIM; this comes from the coding sequence ATGACTTCgccaaataaacaaaatgagaCCAAGTATCCTGTTTATATTGTATTGGGTTCTGGAGGACACACCGCCGAAATGTGCACTATAAATATGGCGCTTCTGACTTCCGCTAGGGGCAAGGAAATTTACAACCCACTCCGATATATTATAGCCAACGACGATATCACTTCCCGAAGCAGAATAACCAGTGCCATGCAAAAGGTTGGTGTGGCACTAGACGATAcatcatttatttatgtacctCGTAGTCGCAAAGTGGGGCAGAGCTACCTCAGTAGTGTATTTACAACTCTTTGGGCATTATTATGGAGCTTTTGGCTTGTTTGGAGTGGTCAGCCCAAGTTATTACTTTGCAACGGCCCAGGCACCTGTGTACCATTTTGTGTTGCAACTTATATTTGCAGACGAATTAGGCGCTTGCCAAGTAAAACTAAAATCGTCTTTGTGGAGAGTTGGTGCAGAGTGCGTACACTATCACTCAGCGGCAAACTGCTTCGACCTTTTCTTGACTTACTGGTGGTCCAATGGCCGGCGCTAgccgaaaaatataaaaacgccTACAACGTAAAGTACTTCGGAAAAATTATGTGA
- the LOC126760379 gene encoding DNA-dependent metalloprotease SPRTN: MSNDPDFLMALEMQKRWNAESSTDLNSSDGSEPEIVNFSMPPPSKKPLRIKRSNPTSNQDEDYLNRTQNLVHPQWETLDPTPDIFALFGAFDDKFFQSRLKCVTLEWSKRMYSCAGICYSRRNRFGMDITIRLSEPLLKLRPRKDLVETMLHEMIHAYCFVLNIREGNGGHGPNFKKIMYAINKVAGTNITVYHTFHDEVDVYKQHWWRCNGSCQNRAPFFGYVKRTCNRAPGPNDQWWAAHQESCGGTFMKIKGPDKPKKQNASKEPKQPQGKDLRTFFPSTNKQISSTPKLSDANNVKGFNNGTSGFGVVKGPIKTNGGGTLLLNPKTKAPVAKPIDRQTSIASAFPPSSYPGLSSDPFNTNTISGSNKTPIRHTSAGGNLRNVIGFANLNGSPGGNSGAAGRVNANSSANAAFSGSGCQVGAKGHSSSSSKNDSSGEVDRNHLRELWLKRFDKNKTNRSSDTTIENNKKNSRFLESDAEAPAGDGKRRRLSNDSLQTVDTSKKPKTEDWLVLDDDIMLRDTPTETIAILSDDESESDDNENGFAVELPKRSTPLTADERHKVIKDEILEDTDDLLDEDIILIDDEYDDNAQDDNNEMANISAAAELADTSVIDEFFGDDTMLKDFNRENDVKPSGSYHFPNPNDDIITCPICQGKMKRCLFADHMDGCTGIAIKIVAPKHFLKKLSSTSRPLNPTRTPRPSRKDILRKAGYSEQDLINLTSTSDDEFSSSSSNINLSSPNRPETNSTNAGWSPEDMDTRLYRQRNILKSTIQCPNCGKEVEQDTINDHLDDCLSP; this comes from the exons atgtcgAATGATCCAGATTTTTTAATGGCGCTTGAAATGCAAAAGCGATGGAACGCCGAATCAAGCACAGATTTGAATAGCAGCGATGGCAGC GAACCGGAGATTGTCAACTTTAGTATGCCCCCCCCTTCTAAGAAACCTTTACGTATAAAGCGTAGCAATCCGACATCAAACCAAGACGAAGATTACTTAAATCGTACGCAAAATCTTGTACACCCCCAGTGGGAAACGCTGGACCCTACACCAGATATATTCGCACTGTTTGGCGCTTTTGatgataaattttttcaaagtcgCTTGAAATGTGTGACCCTGGAATGGAGTAAGCGTATGTATAGCTGTGCTGGAATATGTTATTCGCGGCGCAATCGTTTCGGTATGGATATCACTATCCGCTTAAGTGAACCTCTGCTCAAGTTAAGACCACGCAAAGACTTGGTTGAGACTATGTTG CACGAAATGATACATGCATACtgttttgttttgaatataCGGGAAGGAAACGGCGGTCACGgtccaaattttaaaaagatcatGTATGCAATAAATAAAGTGGCTGGTACCAACATAACA GTATACCATACATTCCATGATGAAGTAGATGTTTACAAACAACACTGGTGGCGTTGTAATGGAAGTTGCCAAAATCGCGCCCCATTTTTCGGTTATGTGAAACGTACTTGTAATCGAGCTCCTGGTCCCAATGATCAGTGGTGGGCAGCCCATCAGGAGTCTTGTGGTGGcacttttatgaaaattaaaggCCCGGATAAACCGAAGAAGCAAAACGCCTCCAAAGAACCAAAGCAACCGCAAGGAAAAGATTTGCGGACGTTCTTCCCTTCTACAAACAAACAGATAAGCTCTACACCAAAACTGTCGGACGCCAATAATGTGAAAGGTTTTAATAATGGAACTTCTGGTTTTGGTGTGGTAAAAG GCCCTATCAAAACAAACGGCGGCGGTACCCTTCTTTTGAACCCTAAGACAAAGGCACCAGTTGCGAAACCAATTGATCGTCAAACATCTATAGCCTCTGCTTTTCCACCGTCCTCTTATCCAGGTCTATCCAGTGATCCATTTAATACAAACACAATTTCTGGGTCTAATAAAACGCCAATTCGGCATACGTCAGCAGGTGGTAACTTACGAAACGTTATTGGCTTTGCGAATCTAAATGGTAGTCCCGGCGGTAATAGTGGTGCCGCTGGCCGTGTTAATGCAAATAGCAGTGCAAATGCCGCTTTCAGTGGTAGTGGTTGTCAAGTAGGTGCCAAGGGTCATTCGAGCTCAAGCTCCAAAAATGATTCAAGTGGGGAGGTGGATCGTAATCATTTACGCGAGTTATGGTTAAAGCgtttcgataaaaataaaacaaatagaaGTTCAGATACCACGATagaaaacaataagaaaaattCTCGTTTCCTTGAAAGCGATGCAGAAGCGCCAGCAG gtgATGGCAAACGTAGACGGCTGTCCAACGATAGTTTGCAAACAGTTGACACATCAAAGAAACCTAAAACTGAGGATTGGCTAGTTTTAGACGATGATATAATGTTAAGAGACACGCCTACGGAGACTATTGCCATTCTCTCGGATGATGAAAGTGAGTCCGATGATAACGAAAACGGTTTTGCGGTTGAATTGCCGAAGCGGTCCACCCCGCTAACAGCAGATGAACGACATAAAGTTATCAAAGATGAGATTCTTGAAGACACTGATGATTTGTTGGATGAGGATATCATTCTTATTGATGATGAGTATGATGACAATGCACAGGACGACAATAATGAAATGGCTAATATATCAGCTGCTGCGGAATTAGCAGACACTTCTGTGATAGATGAATTCTTTGGCGACGATACAATGTTGAAGGATTTCAATAGAGAAAATGACGTCAAACCTTCTGGGTCCTATCATTTTCCCAACCCTAACGATGACATCATTACTTGCCCAATTTGTCAAGGTAAAATGAAACGGTGCTTATTCGCTGACCATATGGACGGTTGTACTGGCATAGCGATTAAAATTGTTGCACCCAAGCATTTCCTGAAAAAATTATCATCCACATCTCGACCATTAAACCCAACGCGCACACCACGCCCTTCACGTAAAGATATTCTTCGAAAAGCAGGTTATTCCGAACAAGATTTAATTAACCTTACTTCTACAAGCGATGATGAGTTTTCCAGTAGCAGCAGTAATATCAATCTAAGTTCACCGAACAGGCCAGAGACCAATTCCACAAACGCTGGCTGGAGTCCAGAGGACATGGACACAAGGTTATATCGTCAAAGAAATATTCTAAAAAGTACAATTCAGTGTCCCAATTGTGGAAAAGAGGTTGAACAAGACACTATCAACGATCACCTTGACGATTGTCTCTCTCCCtag